A region of Diospyros lotus cultivar Yz01 chromosome 3, ASM1463336v1, whole genome shotgun sequence DNA encodes the following proteins:
- the LOC127797618 gene encoding 21 kDa seed protein-like, giving the protein MKSPSSALIALSFFLLAFTTKPLVSLPIALRDGNGDKVLVGQDYFIRSLTWGAGEGGVLALPGLNSTCPVDVAWGTGLFFRGIPVTFSPVTGINGVVNTDTNLNIKFTEGPLFGCNQRTVWRVGDYQPWAGKWFITTDGIEGEFGPETYPNWFYIKKVGGTCDYPFYKLVHCPSRKSAALCSDVGISYEYGGRLVLSNTSFTFIILKNREVGGHSQE; this is encoded by the coding sequence ATGAAGAGTCCATCATCAGCACTAATAGCcctctccttctttctccttgctTTCACTACAAAACCACTTGTCTCGTTGCCTATTGCTTTGCGAGATGGCAATGGCGACAAGGTCCTCGTCGGCCAGGATTACTTCATCAGATCTCTTACTTGGGGTGCAGGCGAGGGAGGAGTCTTAGCACTTCCTGGTCTAAACAGCACATGTCCCGTTGACGTCGCCTGGGGAACTGGACTCTTCTTCAGAGGAATTCCAGTAACATTTTCACCTGTAACCGGCATAAATGGCGTCGTCAATACCGACACCAATCTCAACATCAAGTTCACCGAAGGACCTCTCTTCGGCTGCAACCAGAGGACCGTCTGGAGGGTCGGTGACTACCAACCATGGGCAGGGAAGTGGTTCATAACCACCGACGGCATCGAAGGAGAGTTCGGACCGGAAACCTACCCTAACTGGTTCTACATCAAGAAGGTTGGTGGCACCTGTGATTATCCTTTCTACAAGTTGGTTCACTGCCCTAGCAGAAAAAGTGCAGCTCTGTGCAGTGATGTTGGGATCAGTTATGAGTATGGTGGACGCCTTGTTCTGAGCAACACCTCTTTCACTTTCATAATCCTCAAGAACAGAGAAGTCGGTGGTCACTCACAGGAGTAA